From Paracoccus aminovorans, one genomic window encodes:
- a CDS encoding multidrug effflux MFS transporter has product MTTPTHPAARQPHLITLVSISATGALSMNIFLPSLPAMARDFGVEYGFMQLSVSAFLAVSAVLQLLCGPISDRFGRRPVVLGSFAIFLLATLGTLMARDPGWFMAFRLVQAVVTTGFVISRAVVRDMVPAEQAASMIGYVTMGMSLVPMIAPTLGGVLDETLGWRASFVAMGVAGLGVMALCSWDLNETARGGGVPLRQQIATYPVLARSQRFWGYALAATLSAGSFYAYLSGAPFVGQVVLHLSPAEVGYWFAGPSIGYALGNFLSARYSTRIGMNRMILAGALICSAFLLAALLVDLGGGLTPLVFFGAVGFMGLGNGMLLPNANAGMMSVRPELAGTASGLGGAMAVAGGAGLAALAGALLHDDTGAAPLLIIMAGSAMASILFILWVMIRERQVIRRG; this is encoded by the coding sequence ATGACCACCCCGACCCATCCCGCCGCGCGGCAACCGCATCTGATCACGCTCGTCTCGATCTCGGCGACGGGCGCGCTGTCGATGAACATCTTCCTGCCCTCGCTGCCCGCCATGGCGCGGGATTTCGGCGTGGAATACGGCTTCATGCAACTGTCGGTCTCGGCCTTCCTGGCGGTCAGCGCCGTGCTGCAACTGCTCTGCGGGCCGATCAGCGACCGTTTCGGGCGCCGGCCGGTGGTGCTGGGGTCCTTCGCCATCTTCCTGCTGGCGACGCTGGGCACGCTGATGGCCCGCGATCCGGGCTGGTTCATGGCCTTTCGGCTGGTGCAGGCCGTCGTCACCACCGGCTTCGTCATCAGCCGCGCCGTGGTGCGCGACATGGTTCCGGCCGAGCAGGCCGCCAGCATGATCGGCTATGTCACCATGGGCATGTCGCTGGTGCCGATGATCGCGCCGACGCTGGGCGGGGTGCTGGACGAGACGCTGGGCTGGCGCGCCAGCTTCGTCGCCATGGGCGTCGCCGGCCTCGGGGTCATGGCGCTGTGCAGCTGGGACCTGAACGAGACCGCGCGCGGCGGCGGCGTGCCGCTGCGCCAGCAGATCGCGACCTATCCGGTGCTGGCGCGGTCGCAACGCTTCTGGGGCTATGCGCTGGCGGCGACGCTCAGCGCCGGGTCCTTCTATGCCTATCTGAGCGGCGCCCCCTTCGTCGGCCAGGTGGTGCTGCACCTGTCGCCGGCCGAGGTCGGCTATTGGTTCGCCGGCCCCTCCATCGGCTATGCGCTGGGGAATTTCCTGTCGGCGCGCTATTCGACGCGGATCGGCATGAACCGGATGATCCTGGCGGGGGCGCTGATCTGCTCGGCCTTCCTGCTGGCGGCGCTGCTGGTGGACCTGGGCGGCGGGCTGACGCCGCTGGTCTTCTTCGGCGCGGTGGGTTTCATGGGGCTGGGCAACGGCATGCTGCTGCCCAATGCCAACGCCGGCATGATGAGCGTGCGGCCCGAGCTTGCCGGCACCGCCAGTGGGTTGGGCGGCGCCATGGCGGTGGCGGGCGGCGCCGGGCTGGCCGCGCTGGCCGGGGCGCTTCTGCATGACGATACCGGCGCGGCGCCGCTGCTGATCATCATGGCCGGTTCGGCCATGGCCTCGATCCTGTTCATCCTCTGGGTGATGATCCGCGAGCGGCAGGTGATCCGGCGCGGCTGA
- a CDS encoding DMT family protein: MNLPVPFVTVGLLILSNLFMTVAWYGHLKFKTAPLITVVLISWGIAFFEYLLQVPANRFGYGYFSAAQLKTIQEVISLSVFVLFSWLWLGEKLTWNIALGFGFICFGAFLIFHRFGGAAH, translated from the coding sequence ATGAACCTGCCCGTGCCTTTCGTGACGGTCGGCCTGCTGATCCTGTCGAACCTGTTCATGACCGTCGCCTGGTATGGCCATCTGAAGTTCAAGACTGCACCGCTGATCACCGTGGTCCTGATCAGCTGGGGCATCGCCTTTTTCGAATATCTGTTGCAGGTGCCGGCGAATCGCTTCGGCTACGGCTATTTCAGCGCCGCGCAGCTGAAGACCATCCAGGAGGTGATCAGCCTTTCGGTCTTCGTGCTGTTTTCCTGGCTCTGGCTGGGCGAGAAGCTGACCTGGAACATCGCCCTGGGCTTCGGCTTCATCTGCTTCGGCGCCTTCCTGATCTTCCACCGGTTCGGAGGCGCCGCGCATTGA